In Phaseolus vulgaris cultivar G19833 chromosome 7, P. vulgaris v2.0, whole genome shotgun sequence, the genomic stretch TATTCCAAACTCCCACCATGTAATCTaagaaacaacacaagattaacaaaaaagaaaagagaaagtcCGTCCTCCTACTCttttcatcatactgttttaaGATAATGTACAATCATTGATCATACCATTTCCTATTTTGTACAATCATATATATTATACAGCTATATAGCTATTTGAATACTTATTTcttaagttattatttttataaaaaaataatattttcttttgtacAAGTGACAAAATGGTTCAGATTCACTAGAAGAAACGAAATCAATTAAATGAAATGCAGAAGTCAAGCTTTACATTTCTAATCCAAAAAATGTATTCAGAAAACTACAGCTTCAATTTATAAGGTTTGAAATAAGTAGTGTTTTATCTAGTCAAACAATGAATTAGGTACTTtgaaaaatatacatttagtAATTTCTAACTTTAAAAGTATGAACAAGTCTTTCAAATTCAAGAATCAAAttcataaatatgaaaatatacattctttctctttttttgtaTATTCTTAAATCACAAATTAAATGAGTGCCACCAAATGAAGCTCATTCATTATACTATGATGAAGCAGCAACTCTTTTTCTAAGCTATGCTGGTTGACCAATTGACATATCATTCCACAAAGTTCAAAATGAAACTCAGAAGGAAAAGTAACAAAGTTCACAATGTGAAGACATACCTCTGAttgaggtgaaggagatgatgatGTTTGAAGAAAGGAGAGGGTGAAGAAGATGGAGCATTAGATTGTTCCACAGGCTTTCTTGAACGGTTACGGCCACGATGCATGTGCCGCTGGCAGTACTTCTGATCATCCATCGCCTCCCTCGAGCACCGCCACTTCTTCCCGTCCGTCCTCCGGCACCGCCCTGGCTCCGGATCCTCTGCTTCTCTTCTCCAATAGTACCCTGATTCCAACACTGATGCCAAAAAATCACATCTTTCATCACAATTTTTCCACCCAAATGGACTAACTTTAATGGGCATAAGGTATTATGGCCTAAAAATGAACCTTTCATATTCTACTACCCTTGTAAAGCCAACACCTCAAGCTAAAACTTGATTCCTATGAATAATaaaattcttcttttttttaatatttaaaacattttgcaTATTCAAAATCCGAACTTTACATCATTAACTAAACTGAAACAACCTCACATCACCTTATCTTATATAACTATAAGAAGGATTAAACCTAAATACAGGTTTTTGTCAGAATATCAAAAGAACTCAACACACTACTTTTaaccattttttaaattcattttaatcaatttcactttaataattCTCCTAATAAAGACTACTGAAATATAATTCTAACCCTAGTTGAAGAAATCAGAATCAGTCAAAAAAATTGAGAAACAGAAAACTACTATTAAGCTGAATTTAAGATCTATTCCTGGTACactgaaaacaaaataaataataaatgtggTATAACAAAAACGGTTCATTTTCTATTGACTACCATTAGTAAAAgagaaatttgaaaatataagaaaaatgggGTTAGAAGTTTACATGCAGGGTGATAAAGATGAAGGAAAAGGGGAGGGTAATGAAGGAAGCTTTTCTTGATTGGTTGAAGCAGCTGAGGAGGAACAGGTGCATCGGCCTGCATGTACCTGAATATCAGAGACTGCAACTCAAGCTCTTGCCGCTGTGCAAAGCTGAAACAACTCTCCTTCCCTGATGAGACATTACAGACCCACTAAATGAGACAACAAAAAGAGACAGCCTTTGAAAACTAAGCATATAAACACTATGACCCAATCAATCAAAGTTTGTTTCTTTAGCAACGAGAAAAAAAGAGGATGTGGTAAATCTTACTGGGAAATCTGGGAGGTGCAGAAGGTAGGGTGGAATCAGAAAAAGATGGCAGAATGATGACTTTGGTGCTGGGTTGAGGTAGAAAGAGAGGGAGTGCTGCACAGGCAGGTGGTGGATGGTGTTGAGGGAGAAACTTTGGCATGTTTGGGGAATGTTGTTGTTCTGACTCATGGTGGTTTCTCCATTGCTTCAACTGCAAGTCcatgaagagagagagagagagagagagagagagagagagagagagctgAGGTTTGTTTGTATTGCTTTTGGTTTGGTCGGCTAATAAGACTTTGGATATGAGCAGATCAGGTTTGTAAGACTTTTTGCAGAGTGCTTTGCCGTTTACTTTCTCCCTTAAAATATTTCCTTCAGAATCCTTTCTGTATAAGTAAAGTGGAacttttttaaggaaaaaaaaaactttatcttTTAGGACATTTTAAACTGTGGCAGtggttgtgatttttttatgttgcAGTCAAAATTGTGTggtttcagattattttttaaaaccttGATGTGTGTTAGGATTTTCTCAAAAttatattcacatttttttctcaattgtaAGCAAACATTCCCCTTCTATAATCTCCAATTAAGTGGCATAAAGctctttattttgtttaattgaGATAATAATATACATTGATGTGTTAATAAAAAACATCACTTGATTTTAATCTACATCTCTACACTCcacaagaaaacaaaaatagttGTATGTTTTAGAATCGAAGTTATGCTTAGTACCCTATTATCAACAATTTTATCATACATTACTGTGTGAAGTGTTTCATCCTTATTGATAtctatttccatttttttttctcattatgATCACATTTAAGGGGAGATTTGTATTCAAACCATATAAATTAAAGGGAAATACTAAAACTTTAAAGGAGGGTGTTTCTGTATTATCTAATAAGAAGGggacattttataaattaaaaaaatatgtgagTGTCATTTAAGAAAATCCTAACAAATTTAATGTAATTTCcctttaaatttattgtattttggtttttgaatttttttaataatttaattaaaatacattCACTTCTTTTACTATcagttatattatatatatatatatatatataatagaattattaattttagaacaattattttaaagacaTATTACATGAGTTtgctttttaaataataaaaaataaaaagttaaagtgTCTGTTTAAATatagatataaaaaaacatgGGAAATAGGTAAAAGATAAGAGAGCTCAGGTTGTGACAAGATTGTCTGCAGGGTTTGTTTGGAAGAGAGAGTGGGGAAGGATTACAGCACTTGGGAAAAGGACAAGACAAGACAGgtgagataaaaaaataacatcttaaaagtaacaaaataaaaaacactatATTCATAACATTTTAGAATGTGGGAAAAATAAgcctgttttttttttgtaaaaaattattaatgcatgtgataaaaatattgattataattattatagtaaaaaatactaatattattttaaactaaaacGTTTTAATTGAAATGttgtatataattttaagaTATTAACATTTAGGTCAATATCAATTATAAAGATATTTATTATAAcccaattttttaaaattaaacattataaaatatatggaaacaaatttaatataatttaaaattaagataataaTGCTAGTTCTTTCCATAAAACttaagttaaaatattaataataataataattaatgatataaaattttaacaaataagaaaaatatagaactttttttattatattatagtgtattaaaaatataaaagtatttcGTTTGAGAGATGATAAAAATACTCTCTAGACCATCCACTTCGTATGATAAATGATTAATGAAGATCAAACAATAAGTACAATCAAAGCTTATAAGTTGACATGAGTTCAAATCCTGAAACTTAAGCCTATGAAGCAGATCATGTTTTTAGCATTTGTTGTCAAGAAGAATCGCACTAAAACAAAGCTTTATTCAAATATCTCTTGGGATTCGAGTTAAAGTTGAAATCTTCTGTCAACTCTCTTGACAGATACAACATTCAACTTTGACTCAACTATTTCTCATGTACGATACTTTTAACATTGTTTGGTGTTAAAGGATATGCTATTGAGGATGATAAGTATTGCTATAGCAGAGGTTGCATGAAGAAGTTGTATGGAGTGCATTTAATGTTTTCCCATATTTAAGCTCGATAAACCATAGAGGAAGAATAAGAAGACCTTGAAATGAGTTTAAAGCTACTTAATGCCCATATTGGAGAATGCAACAACTACTTTCTCCGAGCCTATAAGTAGTCATGCTTCAaagataagaagaaaaaaaaagaatagtcAATATTTTTGCAAGTGTTGAAACTTTGTCATTTTTGTTTGTGCCCTAAAAGCTTCGAAAGAACATTATTTTTGTTCATCCCAAAAAATTAGTGGAAAGAGAGTTTAAACCTTGTATACGTCGAAAGACGCTACTCTCTCTAATGAGCGAAAACTATGATCTCTGATTAGAAAGACATTATTTTTGTCTTAAGCTAGAATTGACTTTTTTATCCAAAGAAAACTCAGGTTAAGCTAGGAATGGcttgttaaaaaaatacttgGTTTAAGTCAAAAGTGGCTTGTGAAATAATAATTGGTTAAGCCATAAGTGGTTTGCGGAAAGAATACTTGATTAGGTTGACCAAAAGTGGTTGTGAGTTGAAAGAATACTTGATTGTACTTCACAACAGTATTTTGTTTAGTGGAACTTGACAAGTTGGTCAGGAACTAGATATAGTATGTGTGATCagatgaaccaatataaaattatCGTTTAAActctttctttcatctctttGTATGTTGCATATTATTTTCATGTAACTAATTTAAGACggtgaaaattttaaattaagtttatGAAAAGCTTTTTTGTTAAATGATATCTTCTGAATCAAACTTATCATCTAATAACACAATATTAGATGATACTTGGGAAAAACTTAAAAACACAATTCAACCATTTCTTATGTTTTTCCTAAATTTCACATGTTTTCACAATATTTAAGATAACacaattattctcctttactaaaactttggtagctaattagataccaacttaaaaactatttatcaataataaaaactaatttggataccaataatttttctagtctctaaaatagtatttaatttaatcaaaataacaactaattatattttatctttaaaattgatttctatttaatgtttTCTAGTAGTATGATTTTTGGTGGTTCTTGTCAAGGCTAGGTGGTGGAAGAGGTAAGAC encodes the following:
- the LOC137830278 gene encoding growth-regulating factor 3-like isoform X2, giving the protein MDLQLKQWRNHHESEQQHSPNMPKFLPQHHPPPACAALPLFLPQPSTKVIILPSFSDSTLPSAPPRFPRKESCFSFAQRQELELQSLIFRYMQADAPVPPQLLQPIKKSFLHYPPLFLHLYHPALLESGYYWRREAEDPEPGRCRRTDGKKWRCSREAMDDQKYCQRHMHRGRNRSRKPVEQSNAPSSSPSPFFKHHHLLHLNQRDPEESCYVYAFFRKKKSFVVRPNLGTMLPGHLVFHSHIILFLLPAMPFPENYTVLFLLVSL
- the LOC137830278 gene encoding growth-regulating factor 3-like isoform X1, yielding MDLQLKQWRNHHESEQQHSPNMPKFLPQHHPPPACAALPLFLPQPSTKVIILPSFSDSTLPSAPPRFPRKESCFSFAQRQELELQSLIFRYMQADAPVPPQLLQPIKKSFLHYPPLFLHLYHPALLESGYYWRREAEDPEPGRCRRTDGKKWRCSREAMDDQKYCQRHMHRGRNRSRKPVEQSNAPSSSPSPFFKHHHLLHLNQSSSGAKSDSKSLSENHDPVDGDGRSGGHVLRHFFDDLPRTLPEPDHGENNGIQSNNNGTYLSMSTPGITSSDVSLKLSTGHASMEGPLAEALRSSTSTSSPTSVLLQLPTSSACETNFISM